The following are encoded in a window of Bradyrhizobium guangdongense genomic DNA:
- a CDS encoding VOC family protein, whose product MSPSGALVAILPCNDLDASERFYNRLGFARPDSERPAGEADTYRMLSNGKGGYLHLTGAVEGWLIPGQNPFGLYLYLEDVDAAAREFGQSPEDKPWGMYEFALSDPDEALVRVGWPSRLRAAV is encoded by the coding sequence ATGAGCCCGTCCGGTGCCCTGGTCGCGATCCTGCCCTGTAACGATCTCGATGCGTCTGAGCGGTTCTACAACAGGCTCGGCTTTGCGCGCCCGGACAGCGAACGGCCTGCGGGAGAGGCGGACACCTATCGCATGCTGTCGAACGGCAAGGGCGGCTACTTGCACCTCACCGGCGCGGTCGAGGGCTGGCTGATCCCGGGCCAAAATCCGTTCGGCCTCTATCTCTACCTCGAGGACGTCGACGCCGCCGCGCGCGAGTTCGGGCAGTCCCCCGAGGACAAGCCGTGGGGGATGTACGAATTCGCGCTTTCCGATCCAGATGAGGCGTTGGTGCGGGTGGGGTGGCCAAGCCGGCTGCGCGCAGCAGTTTGA